The Solanum lycopersicum chromosome 9, SLM_r2.1 genome window below encodes:
- the LOC101255914 gene encoding ras-related protein RABC2a has protein sequence MGPSTATTGQSNSSYDLSFKILLIGDSGVGKSSLLVSFISNAVDDLAPTIGVDFKIKTLTVSGKKLKLTIWDTAGQERFRTLTSSYYRGAQGIILVYDVTRRETFTNLSDVWAKEVELYSNNQDCVKMLVGNKVDRESERAVTREEGIALAKELGGLFLECSAKTRENVQNCFEELALKIMEVPSLLEEGSTVGKRNILKQKQEQQTQQGGGGCCS, from the exons ATGGGTCCATCGACGGCGACGACGGGGCAGAGCAACAGCAGTTACGATCTGTCATTTAAGATCTTGTTGATCGGAGATTCTGGAGTTGGAAAGAGTAGCTTGCTTGTTAGCTTCATTTCTAATGCCGTTGACGATCTGGCCCCTACCATTG GCGTTGATTTTAAGATCAAGACACTCACTGTTAGTGGGAAAAAACTGAAGCTTACCATTTGGGACACAG CTGGGCAGGAGAGGTTCAGGACACTGACAAGCTCCTACTACAGAGGTGCTCAAGGGATCATTCTTG TCTATGATGTAACAAGAAGAGAGACCTTCACAAACCTGTCTGATGTGTGGGCAAAAGAGGTGGAGCTGTATAGTAATAATCAGGATTGTGTAAAGATGCTGGTTGGAAATAAAGTTGACAGA GAATCCGAGAGAGCTGTGACCAGGGAAGAAGGCATTGCCTTAGCGAAGGAACTTGGAGGTCTATTTCTTGAATGTAGTGCTAAAACTCGAGAAAATGTGCAAAACTGCTTTGAAGAGCTTGCCTTAAAG ATAATGGAGGTGCCTAGTCTCCTTGAAGAAGGATCCACTGTAGGGAAGAGAAATATCTTGAAACAGAAACAAGAACAGCAAACACAACAGGGCGGTGGTGGTTGCTgctcatga
- the LOC101255621 gene encoding uncharacterized protein: protein MDREWGSKPGSGGAASAQNEAIDRRERLRRLALETIDLAKDPYFMRNHLGSYECKLCLTLHNNEGNYLAHTQGKRHQTNLAKRAAREAKDAPAQPQPHKRKVTLKRNVKIGRPGYRVTKQFDPETKQRSLLFQIEYPEIEDNTKPRHRFMSSFEQKIQPFDKRYQFLLFAAEPYEIISFKVPSTEIDKSTPKFFSHWDPDSKMFTLQLYFKTKPLETNKPPTAPTDNGLSAPGASSRPLPPPPQAPPPPPPQGLPPGAPNPPPRGPPSGSMPPPPPPMGNGPRPMPPGGNLPAPPPPPVGGGAMANFTPGGHMGRPPMMPPQGFPGQQQMQGQGMRPPPPPPNMG from the exons ATGGACAGAGAATGGGGTTCGAAGCCGGGAAGCGGCGGCGCCGCCTCTGCCCAGAACGAGGCAATCGACCGCCGTGAGCGGTTGCGCCGGCTGGCTTTAGAAACCATAGACCTCGCAAAAGATCCTTATTTCATGCGAAATCATCTCGGAAGCTATGAATGTAAGCTTTGCTTGACGTTACACAACAATGAAGGGAATTACTTGGCTCACACTCAAGGAAAACGGCATCAGACTAATTTAGCTAAAAGAGCTGCTCGTGAAGCTAAGGATGCTCCTGCTCAACCTCAGCCTCATAAGCGCAAAGTTACTCTCAAAAGAAATG TTAAAATTGGTAGGCCTGGCTACCGAGTGACCAAGCAATTTGATCCGGAAACAAAACAAAGATCTCTTTTATTCCAG ATTGAATATCCTGAGATTGAAGACAACACAAAGCCAAGGCACCGATTCATGTCCTCATTCGAGCAG AAAATCCAACCATTTGACAAAAGATATCAGTTTCTTCTGTTTGCTGCTGAACCATATGAGATCATTTCATTTAAG GTTCCAAGCACTGAGATTGACAAATCAACTCCCAAGTTTTTCTCGCATTGGGATCCAGATTCGAAAATGTTCACT ttgcAGTTATACTTCAAGACTAAGCCACTGGAGACTAACAAGCCACCAACTGCTCCTACAGACAACGGGTTGTCAGCACCAGGTGCCTCATCCAGGCCTCTACCTCCACCACCCCAAGCTCCACCTCCACCTCCACCACAAGGTCTTCCTCCTGGAGCTCCAAATCCTCCACCCAGAGGCCCACCATCTGGATCAATGCCTCCACCCCCTCCCCCTATGGGTAACGGACCTAGACCTATGCCACCAGGAGGTAACTTACCTGCCCCACCACCTCCTCCCGTTGGTGGTGGAGCTATGGCTAATTTCACTCCAGGTGGACACATGGGTAGACCTCCAATGATGCCTCCACAAGGTTTTCCAGGTCAACAACAGATGCAAGGCCAAGGAATGCGCCCACCACCTCCACCACCCAACATGGGTTGA